One genomic window of Maribacter aquivivus includes the following:
- a CDS encoding T9SS type B sorting domain-containing protein, whose amino-acid sequence MKNKWDLRIPKILVAPMFFMAMLLGIFKSTAQECPALINPANGTTLVPVDATISWEAVVGVPGYIISLGTTEGGNDILNEKNVGSAKSYTPPTGLPENTEIFITITLFFFNQPNIICDSQSFVTAALSEAPNCSSSISPSNNAIDINSSTNISWNAAPSATGYFISLGTTENGDEILASTDVENTLSYNPPADLPAETDIYVTVIPYNRIGLADSCSSSVFTTAAAAVLPLCTSMISPFDGETNVPLSPTLEWNAVPNAIGYRVSIGTSPFNKDILEDAIFYKTSTLIINFEPNRTFFITIYPFNEAGEAIGCTQETFSTLLGCGPYFDPESGELLVLNPELNFPDSVSICIGNDLDVITATDEADGYRWYKLDDNGNETLLSTTAEVSIDEEGEYLYEAYINIEDSGRTFECSSSKIFRVEISQKPDIDDVKVQIGANSVNYDVITAINGNYDYAIDNEDGPYQDSNRFTNISLQNHTIYVRDKDGCGIVERLVELDLTVNGFPNFFTPNGDGINDYWQFIPPVGTDKNNVSVIYIFDKFGALLAQVAPNTDGWNGNLNGRALPESNYWFKAIATNNKIIKGHFSLKR is encoded by the coding sequence ATGAAAAATAAATGGGACTTGAGAATACCCAAAATATTGGTCGCACCAATGTTTTTCATGGCAATGCTATTGGGCATTTTTAAGTCAACTGCACAAGAATGCCCCGCCCTTATAAATCCTGCAAATGGCACTACATTGGTACCGGTAGATGCGACTATTAGTTGGGAAGCTGTTGTAGGTGTACCTGGCTATATTATCTCATTGGGTACGACCGAAGGTGGCAACGATATTTTAAATGAGAAAAATGTTGGGTCGGCAAAAAGTTACACTCCACCTACAGGGCTACCAGAGAATACCGAAATATTTATCACCATTACATTATTCTTTTTTAATCAACCAAATATTATTTGTGATAGCCAAAGTTTTGTAACGGCAGCTTTAAGCGAAGCACCAAATTGCAGCTCATCTATTAGTCCGTCGAACAACGCTATAGATATAAATAGCTCCACCAACATATCATGGAATGCTGCGCCCAGTGCAACAGGTTATTTCATATCACTTGGCACCACAGAAAATGGCGATGAAATTCTTGCAAGTACAGACGTGGAAAATACTTTAAGTTATAATCCGCCTGCAGATCTACCCGCCGAAACGGATATTTACGTAACGGTAATACCCTACAATAGAATTGGCTTGGCAGATAGTTGCAGCTCTTCAGTCTTTACAACTGCCGCCGCAGCGGTATTACCACTTTGTACCAGTATGATTTCCCCTTTTGATGGAGAAACGAATGTTCCCTTAAGTCCGACTCTAGAATGGAACGCAGTGCCAAATGCCATAGGTTATAGAGTATCAATAGGCACATCACCCTTCAATAAAGATATTTTAGAAGATGCTATATTTTATAAGACCTCAACACTTATTATCAATTTTGAACCCAACCGCACTTTCTTTATTACCATATACCCTTTCAACGAAGCAGGTGAAGCTATAGGCTGCACACAAGAAACTTTTTCCACGTTATTAGGTTGCGGACCATATTTTGACCCGGAAAGTGGAGAATTATTAGTTTTAAATCCGGAATTAAACTTTCCGGATTCCGTTTCCATCTGCATCGGCAATGATTTAGATGTTATAACCGCGACCGATGAAGCAGATGGCTATAGATGGTATAAATTAGATGATAATGGCAATGAAACTTTATTATCTACTACTGCAGAAGTTTCTATAGATGAAGAAGGTGAATATCTTTATGAAGCTTATATAAACATCGAAGATTCGGGCAGAACATTCGAATGTTCTTCTTCAAAAATATTTAGGGTAGAAATATCTCAAAAACCAGATATAGATGATGTAAAGGTTCAAATTGGAGCCAATTCCGTCAATTATGATGTAATAACAGCGATAAATGGTAATTATGACTATGCCATAGACAATGAAGACGGACCCTACCAAGACTCTAATCGTTTTACTAATATCTCGTTACAAAACCATACAATATATGTTCGTGATAAGGACGGGTGTGGAATAGTTGAACGTTTGGTTGAATTAGATTTAACAGTAAACGGTTTTCCAAATTTCTTTACCCCAAATGGAGATGGCATCAATGATTATTGGCAGTTTATACCACCGGTTGGAACAGATAAAAACAATGTATCGGTAATTTATATATTTGATAAATTCGGTGCATTACTAGCCCAAGTAGCACCAAATACAGATGGATGGAACGGAAATTTGAATGGTAGGGCGCTTCCAGAATCAAATTACTGGTTCAAAGCTATTGCCACCAATAATAAAATTATCAAAGGTCATTTTAGTTTGAAACGATAA
- a CDS encoding ABC transporter ATP-binding protein, with protein sequence MSTILTVNHLTKKFGHLTAVKDLSFTIEKGNVYGILGPNGSGKSTTLGIVLNVVNKTSGDFAWFGGDTSTHEALKKVGAIIERPNFYPYMTALQNLKLVCKIKDVSVNKIEEKLDLVGLLDRKNSKFRTFSLGMKQRLAIASALLNDPEILILDEPTNGLDPQGIHQIREIIKTIAAKGTTILLASHLLDEVEKVCSHVVILRKGEKLYAGRVDSLQASFGFFELKSDDLEKLTSYLNTNEHFGSIKQDNGLVTAILTSELDAQSLNKLLFDKGIIVSHLVKRKESLEEQFLALTKNANA encoded by the coding sequence GTGAGTACTATTCTAACAGTCAATCATCTTACCAAAAAATTCGGGCACCTAACTGCAGTAAAAGATTTATCGTTTACTATAGAAAAGGGCAATGTTTATGGTATTCTTGGACCTAACGGTAGCGGCAAATCAACTACCCTGGGCATTGTATTAAACGTAGTCAATAAAACCAGCGGAGACTTCGCTTGGTTTGGTGGCGATACCTCAACCCATGAAGCATTAAAGAAAGTGGGCGCAATCATAGAACGCCCAAACTTCTACCCGTACATGACCGCTTTGCAAAACTTAAAATTAGTTTGTAAAATCAAAGATGTATCAGTAAATAAAATTGAGGAAAAACTAGATTTAGTGGGTCTTTTGGATCGAAAAAATAGCAAATTCAGGACTTTTTCTCTTGGGATGAAACAGCGTTTAGCTATTGCCTCTGCCCTATTGAACGATCCAGAAATATTAATTTTAGATGAACCTACCAATGGTCTAGATCCACAAGGAATTCATCAGATCAGGGAAATCATAAAGACAATTGCTGCAAAAGGAACAACAATTCTATTGGCATCACATTTATTAGATGAGGTAGAAAAAGTATGTTCACATGTAGTCATTTTAAGAAAAGGCGAAAAACTGTACGCTGGCAGGGTAGACAGCTTACAAGCAAGTTTCGGTTTTTTCGAATTAAAATCTGATGACTTAGAAAAATTAACATCGTACTTGAATACCAACGAGCATTTTGGAAGTATAAAACAAGATAATGGTTTGGTTACTGCAATTTTAACTTCAGAACTAGATGCACAGTCATTAAATAAATTACTTTTTGACAAAGGTATTATCGTATCTCATTTAGTAAAACGAAAAGAAAGTTTAGAAGAGCAATTTCTAGCCTTAACTAAAAATGCTAACGCCTAA
- a CDS encoding ABC transporter permease: MIRLLQIEFIKLWNNRASKVLIISYFALLTSIALVAAIKFDIGPIKFHLADQGIFNFPYIWHFNTFITAFFKLFLAIVIVSMMSNEYSNKTIKQNLIDGLSKKEFILSKFLTVITFALVSTIFVFIVSLVLGLIYSDFTEISIILSDLEFLLAFFIKLTGFFSFCLFLGVLVKRSAFALGFLILWQVFEGIFRGIIRWKFFDGETTDIVMGFFPLQAMFNLIKEPFSRLGAVQSVANQMGEKLALDYYIHWYEILIVMAWIAIFIYGSYAILKRRDL, from the coding sequence ATGATACGATTACTTCAAATAGAATTTATAAAACTTTGGAACAATAGGGCTAGCAAAGTGCTCATTATTTCATATTTCGCGCTTTTGACCTCTATCGCATTGGTAGCAGCCATCAAATTTGATATAGGTCCTATAAAGTTTCACTTAGCAGATCAGGGTATTTTTAACTTTCCTTATATCTGGCATTTCAACACATTTATCACAGCGTTCTTCAAACTATTCTTAGCCATCGTTATTGTTTCAATGATGTCTAATGAATACAGTAATAAGACGATAAAACAGAATCTAATTGACGGACTCTCAAAAAAGGAATTTATACTTTCAAAATTCTTGACGGTTATAACTTTCGCGTTAGTATCTACTATTTTTGTATTTATAGTTTCTTTAGTTTTAGGGCTTATTTACTCTGATTTTACCGAAATTTCTATCATTTTAAGCGATTTAGAGTTCCTTTTGGCATTTTTCATTAAACTAACAGGTTTCTTTTCTTTTTGTCTCTTCTTAGGTGTTTTAGTAAAAAGGTCAGCTTTTGCACTTGGCTTTTTAATTTTATGGCAAGTTTTTGAAGGTATTTTTAGAGGTATTATTCGATGGAAATTTTTTGACGGGGAAACTACTGATATCGTTATGGGCTTTTTTCCGCTACAAGCAATGTTCAACCTTATCAAAGAACCGTTCTCAAGATTAGGAGCTGTACAATCTGTGGCCAACCAAATGGGAGAAAAACTCGCATTAGATTATTACATACATTGGTATGAAATTTTAATTGTAATGGCATGGATAGCCATTTTCATTTATGGGTCTTATGCAATTTTGAAAAGACGAGACCTTTAA